A genome region from Fervidobacterium changbaicum includes the following:
- a CDS encoding transcription repressor NadR produces the protein MERKYQILELLKKSKTPVKGKYLAELFDVSRQIIVSDIAQLREEGHRIVSTRDGYIYDAGNKVRRVIAVKHSSQDIYDELKRIVENGGKVLDVIVEHPVYGEITGRIDVSTLDEVEKFVSLLASSGTKPLSEISNGIHLHTIEAPDEETMERILKAIAKYRLSNENTECEK, from the coding sequence ATGGAAAGAAAGTATCAAATTTTGGAATTGCTTAAGAAGAGCAAGACACCAGTGAAAGGGAAATACTTAGCTGAGCTTTTTGACGTCAGCAGACAAATCATAGTTTCGGATATTGCACAGCTACGAGAAGAAGGCCATAGAATAGTTTCCACAAGAGATGGTTACATATACGATGCGGGAAATAAAGTGCGTAGAGTTATTGCAGTAAAACACTCTTCGCAGGATATTTACGACGAACTTAAAAGGATCGTTGAAAATGGTGGAAAGGTTCTGGATGTTATCGTTGAACATCCTGTATACGGCGAAATTACTGGGAGGATTGATGTATCTACTTTGGATGAAGTGGAAAAATTTGTTTCCCTTTTAGCATCAAGTGGTACAAAACCACTCTCTGAGATTTCAAACGGAATTCATCTTCATACAATTGAAGCTCCGGATGAGGAAACTATGGAAAGGATTCTAAAAGCGATTGCTAAGTACAGGCTTTCTAACGAAAACACAGAATGCGAAAAATAA
- a CDS encoding cysteine hydrolase family protein has protein sequence MEALLIVDVQNDFAKPGGALYFPGAENVILPIVELVKEFKQKGLPIIYTRDWHEDNDYEFSIWGVHCLHDTKGSEIVDELKEALEGYDKVYEIKKSRYSAFYGTNLENLLKDLSIKKVHVGGLVTHICVLFTVEELRNRGIETIVYSNCVNSFDKDMHNFALREMKEVLLAQVV, from the coding sequence ATGGAGGCGCTACTGATCGTTGATGTGCAGAATGATTTCGCAAAACCGGGCGGTGCTTTGTATTTCCCCGGTGCGGAGAATGTCATCCTTCCTATCGTCGAACTTGTCAAGGAGTTTAAACAAAAAGGATTACCGATTATTTATACAAGAGATTGGCACGAGGATAACGACTACGAATTTAGCATTTGGGGAGTTCACTGTTTACATGATACAAAAGGTAGTGAAATTGTGGATGAGCTGAAAGAAGCTCTGGAAGGATATGATAAAGTTTACGAAATAAAGAAGAGTAGGTACTCTGCATTCTATGGTACAAATCTTGAGAATCTGCTTAAAGATTTGAGTATTAAAAAGGTCCATGTTGGTGGTCTTGTAACACACATTTGTGTTCTTTTTACCGTTGAAGAACTGAGGAACAGAGGTATAGAAACGATTGTTTATTCCAATTGTGTGAATAGTTTCGACAAAGATATGCACAATTTTGCTCTCCGTGAGATGAAGGAAGTATTGCTAGCTCAGGTTGTCTGA